ataaaaattcattgaacTGTATGCTTATCATTTATAGCTCTAGCACTTAGGCCTTTTAACCAGCAGACCACATGATAAATATGTCTCTGGTAAGCCACAATAGGTGAATCATGGGACAGGCCGCACGGATTTAGCATCAAGGCTTTTCCATCTACAGTGGAAGGCAGTACACCTTTCAAATCACCATTCCTCACATGCCTCTGAGACTTGGTAGAGGCTAATCAAAGAGTATCAAGTAACTTTCAATCCAAAGTTGCTTGTCTTGAATTGAAGATGCTATCAGACCCACCAAATGAAAAAAGACTGACTGATCACAGCATCCATGCATCATATCATGGATGTGATGTAACTTAGGACAAGAGCAGGTGCAGAAGATAAAAGCAAGCTGGATGAACAGTTGGCCCAGATCCCCATAGACCTGTATCACTGATGCCTCCCTctaatttatgtatgtatgtatgtctgtgtatatatatctgtgtttctgtgtatctatatctatgtatataaaatttccaaTTTCCTACAGCCAGTTGACAgtttaggaaaaaagagaggCCTAATGCAAGGAAGACTTGGTACAACATAGCTGCCACTCAGGTGGGAAGTCTTAAAGGTATCTGATGAGGGTAAACTTCTCACTGCCCATGGCTAGCCATTCACCTGGTTATCTACTTTGTGGAGAGAGAAGTTGCCTAAAGTAAGAATATTCATGAACTCCTGGAAATTTTCAGATGGGTTGACTGGTTGGTCATGGGCCTGGAAGGAGCACAGCTGGAGTACTGGGTGAACGGCAGTGTGGGGAAGAGACATGGAACGAAGCACAAGGTATGTGAATCTGCATGCCCCACGTTCATGCCAACGAGAGACATCACTGCAGAAGAGGCATTAACCGATCAGGTACAGGATGACTCAGTCAGTAGATGACAGCCAGCTTCTGCTTTCAGCCACCCCAGTGATTGCACAGTGAGCCCACCAGGCAGTAGGCATGGCAACAGAGATGGGGGCTTTGCATGAATCCAGTAGCACAGGCTGCCCCTCACCAAGGCTGCTCAACTGTGCCAAGCATCTGGGGGGCCAGTACCGGGCCCTCAGTGTGGAACCTTCCTCTTGAGGAAACCAGTAAGTCAGTTGGTGGCATGCTGGTTCCTTCTGCCCTATATAGGGCAATGATTCATTGTGATCGCAGATGATATACATCACAAGTGTGAATTTCCCTTTCTTAATCTTGATCAGTACCTCTATTGAAGGGCTATTAGTGTATCTGAGTTCTAATATAATTTCCCACATAATATCAACTCAGTCCGGTAGAACCatttcacagcaaaggaagtgACAAGGGGTAAATGACCAaaggatttactagttccaacacgtACCGTATTGCTCAGAAATTGTAGACCTGATAGAAGTTGTATGCTGACACACAGACTTAGGCACTGGATTGTTGATAACACCCTGTAGAACTGGAATGCTGCCCCTCAGTGTTTACTGTGACAGTGTACATGCCTACTCTGATAGGGGAAGTACGTATATCCAGCCCGACAGTAAGGATGAAGAGGACAGGAGGTGGCCACTTGCTTTTACAGAGCTCTGTCTTTCCCATGAGAGCAAGACCAGAAATTACcaaaaagtgaaattttcctAAAGTAAGCTTTTCTCAGCCCTTGTGCCTTATTCGTTCATCTTCCAGACAGGTCAACAAGCTGTAGGGGATGTCCAACATGAACCCGTAACATGGATACCCACACATTTCCAGATCTCTGCCCAAGGATGTAGGTTCTGAGTGGCTATCTAAAAAGATCTAATGGTTAAGACCTTTGAATACAAGTTTGTTCTTCTGCAAGCTTCAGGGAAACCCCACTATGTACACTAAAAGAAATATGGCTTCGGGAATTAATGTCAAGTTTCTATTTCACTGTCAAGCAATAACCATACTTGAATCTCTGCATCTCTTAAGTGCCTCCTGAATGTTTGGGAGCTGGAACAACATAAAAATTCACATAACTGTACCAAATTCATGTATTTGGGTATCTGTAATATTCACGGGGTACCCAGGGTATGACTTAATACGTGTGTATCCTTTTAGTTAGGAAGTTACTACCTGTTCTTACCGTGACATCCACAGATCTTGCTGTTCCTCTGGTTTCCTCAGGGACAGAAATACAGACAGCCAATCCTCGTCAGTCTTGGAAGCGTTAACAGCGCGTGGCTTCTTCGTGTCTCTAGAGGGAGCCTGCTGGTGTAGGTAAGATTTATTGCCTCATGCCCTACAAAGCACTCATGACAACTGGGAGGGTGCTCTGTGgagataataaaggaataaagcTTCTCTTCTCATAGGCAGTATGAAGACAAGATCCTTCCTCAAAGGTCTCAGATGAGCAGCAAGTCTTCCAGTACCATCGGTATATCTAGCCACACCAGGTATGTTTGCCTCTTCTCCATGAATATTTGTACAACAATCATCTCTAGACACACAAGCTTCTTAATTGTCTTTGTGAATTCtaatcaaatgtattttaacatcATTTTCGTTGCCTGTTAACTTTTGCTGTCACTCTTCAATATATTGCATAAGTAAATTTTTACTGATGCTCAAGTTTTGCTCATTGATAGTTTAAATAATAGGCTGAGTAAAATATACTATTAATGTATTTGTGTATTAGTATAATCAATATGTGAATGGTTATTCTTGACTGGTGCCTATTTTTAAGGTAAGGAAACAAGTGTGTGTAACTTTCTGGTAAACAtttaacattaaacaaaaaatgaCTAGTACAACTATAAAAAATCTAGGCTTAAAATATCATGTGTAGAGGGAAATCAAATGTCAAAATATATAAGGTAGAATATTCAGAGTTATAGGAGAAGCGTACAGATATTTATTTATGTGCAGTATTGTGAGGTCAGAGTCTGAGCAGTGAGTATGAACTCAGAGTTCCTATCATTGATATCTCCACTCTCAGAACACTGGTAGGTACATAATAGGAATTAATAaataccaaattattttattttcaactttctgGACATGACACTTATCACTGGACAAATAATAGGGgagaaataatacaaatggaatgatttttaaatgggttTATAATTTTACAGTCATTTAAATTGAGAGTTGTTTGTCATTTGTACTCTAAGACAAGATGATCTTATATGAAAGAGGGGAATAAAATTTAAGCAAGAACAGCAATATCATGCttatacttatatttaaattGGGAACTCACAGAGTAAGATGATTTAGTTCAGTCTCTCAAAGAATTTAAAGACCTCTTTTGCAGCATCTTCCTAATCACCTGCAGAAACAGTGTCTACAACTAGGTATTTCTAGAGTGTTTATCAATATAAAGTCAAAATCTAACAGTTATTGATTCTCTTTTTATGTTTAGATAACACAGTACAAATctattcagtcattcatataaATGTTCATCTGAATATTGTGAAAAATTATATACGAAGAAATAGATTTTAGGCTGGATATAAGTCTGCACTTGAACAAGAAGAGATTTTGTGCAATATTATTTGTGGAGGTGGCAATAGATGTTGGAGTGGAAAGTGTGTTTCGACAGGCAGGTGAGAGGCTCACGGCTAATGGTGTATTTGAGCAATGGCGTGTCTCCCCTTAGTATACCCTGTCCTTAAGTGAACGCTTCCAACTTGAGATTAGATGTATTGCAGCTTAAGGACTTGGGCATGTATGTCAGTTAAGGGTCATAgtttttgaaaaaacagaaataactctaatataagcaaagaaaagcagaatttatTTGAACAATATGAGTTAGCTCACGGAATGAACCAAAAACTATGTATTTGATTAATATGTgacaacataattattttgaaagtttagcctttgtttaaaacattaacaagaaaggaaacatatatatgtgtgtgtgtgtgtgtgtttctgtgtgtgtatatatgtatttcaggGTTATCAAATAAAGTCtttaaacattcattaaaaaacacaaaaaatcatTGAAAgtgtttctgaacatttttttataCTGCAGAAAGGTATCACAAGTTAAcccaaatctatttttaaagacttctctTAAACCATGGACATTAACTCCGTTTCCTCTGTCATAGGGATATGGGAGACAACATGACCTCTGTCACAGAGTTCGTCCTCCTGGGATTTCCCCTTGACACAACGATTCAGGTGTTTCTCTTTGTGCTCTTCTCCCTGTTCTATGCCTTCACCCTGCTGGGGAACGGGGCCATCCTGGGGCTCATCTCCCTGGACTCCAGGCtgcacacccccatgtacttcttcctctcaCACCTGGCCATCGTGGACGTAGCCTATGCCTGCAACACGGTGCCCCAGATGCTGCTAAACCTCCTGAGTCCAGCCAAGCCCATCTCCTTTGCTGGCTGCATGACACAGACCTTTCTCTTTTTGACATTTGCTGTCACAGAATGTCTTCTCCTCGTGGTGATGTCCTATGATCGGTATGTGGCCATCTGCTGCCCCCTCCGATATTCTGCCATCATGAGCTGGAGAGTCTGCATCACACTGGTGGTGATTTGCTGGACCATTGGAGTCCTTCTGTCTTCGATTCATCTGGTATTACTTCTACCCTTACCCTTCTGTATATCCCAGAAAATCAatcactttttctgtgaaatcatgGCTGTTCTCAAACTTGCTTGTGCAGATACACACATCAATGAGATAATGGTTTTGGCTGGGGCAATTTCTGTGCTAGTGGGACCCTTCTCCTCAATTGTAATCTCATATATGTGCATCCTCTGTGCCATCCTTAGGATCCAGTCTggggaaaatcaaagaaaagccttctccacctgctcatcTCACCTCTGTGTGGTTGGACTCTTTTATGGCACAGCCATTATCATGTATGTTGGGCCCAGATATGGGCACCCCAAGGAACACAAGAAATACCTTCTTCTGTTTCACAGCCTTTTCAATCCCATGCTCAATCCGCTTATCTATACTCTTAGGAACTCGGAGGTAAAGAATGCCTTGAAGAGAGTGCTGGGAATAGAGGGAGCTTTATGAAAAGATGGCATCAGGGTTGACAGTGACCTAGGGGGATATTATCTCAAGAGGTTCCAAACCCAACTCAGTGTAAGAATTATCTGAGATTcttattaaaaatagagctatctCCTAACCTACCATTAGATCACTAATTCGGTAGGTGTGGTATCTGTTTTAGAAATCTATGCCTTTAAATATTATCAGTAGCAAATGTGATGCAGCTGATCCATGGACCAGGATTTGGAAGCCGCAAATCTAGAACAATGCCctttataatttcttcatttaagCTATGGTGCAGCCCCATagctgccaaaatgttttcctcaAATCACTAGCTCCTCAAgagaacttcaaaaataaattctgtgcTCAAATTAGCTTGAGAATTAGTGCGTATTAAATGTCTCACTTTAGGGAACTCACAATTCATATTAGCATAGTAAAAACTGTAAGAATTCCTGTGGTAAAGAATAATTCTATTCCAATTTTTagccagtgcttttcaaacttacCTGGTCACatgagttttctttcttaatgctTATGAGCAGTTTGCTGGTACTAGAGATCTTGATGTTGATTGACTTGTTGTGAATACTGCCCACAACCACCCTCtacagcaaaatgatttttttcctgtaaggtGAGCCTCTAAAGAGGATATAGGTCTAAACACAGTATCCTAGATCAGTCTTTGGGAGTCTGTGCTCTCTGAGTACAGAAAGTGAGGATCACTATCTCTACTCTTTGACGCTGGATCATCTGGAGATAATAAATCCAGCCGTCTGCTTCATCTTGGGTATGTATTCCTGGATACATCTCAGAAGATGACCTTGTTCAATTTCACACTCTCTTCTAAATCTGAGATTAAAAAACTTTATTCTGTATCCATTTCCCTATTTACACAGTGCATGAAATCAGTCTGTGTTTTCTATCTCAAGTCTTTAGAGATAA
The Camelus ferus isolate YT-003-E chromosome 7, BCGSAC_Cfer_1.0, whole genome shotgun sequence genome window above contains:
- the LOC102509051 gene encoding olfactory receptor 13 is translated as MGDNMTSVTEFVLLGFPLDTTIQVFLFVLFSLFYAFTLLGNGAILGLISLDSRLHTPMYFFLSHLAIVDVAYACNTVPQMLLNLLSPAKPISFAGCMTQTFLFLTFAVTECLLLVVMSYDRYVAICCPLRYSAIMSWRVCITLVVICWTIGVLLSSIHLVLLLPLPFCISQKINHFFCEIMAVLKLACADTHINEIMVLAGAISVLVGPFSSIVISYMCILCAILRIQSGENQRKAFSTCSSHLCVVGLFYGTAIIMYVGPRYGHPKEHKKYLLLFHSLFNPMLNPLIYTLRNSEVKNALKRVLGIEGAL